The following coding sequences are from one Eucalyptus grandis isolate ANBG69807.140 chromosome 11, ASM1654582v1, whole genome shotgun sequence window:
- the LOC120290039 gene encoding methionyl-tRNA formyltransferase-like — MLWILKMALQPQPVCNQLRLLISIWNKWRPGSKLLIRELPSLLDGSAQAEAKPQDETKVTLAPKITPEESWLCFNEEAVALHNKVGGPFFHVLDRVE; from the exons ATGCTTTGGATTTTAAAAATGGCACTGCAACCTCAACCAGTGTGCAATCAACTCCGCTTACTGATCAGCATCTGGAACAAGTGGCGACCGG GATCTAAGCTTTTGATCCGTGAACTTCCATCTTTACTTGATGGCTCTGCTCAAGCAGAAGCCAAGCCACAAGATGAGACTAAAGTCACCTTAGCTCCAAAG ATAACCCCTGAGGAGTCATGGCTATGCTTCAATGAGGAGGCTGTGGCCCTTCATAATAAAGTGGGTGGTCCTTTCTTCCATGTGTTGGACCGTGTGGAATGA